The genome window CGCGAAGCTGGCGGGGTTCGCGGAGCGACTGCGCGGGCACGGCGTGGGCGGGCCGGAGCCGCGCGAGGAGACCCGATGAGCCACCCGACCACCCCCCTCTCCTTCGGCTACGGCACCAACGGCCTCGCCGACCTCCGACTCGACGACGCCCTCGCCCTCCTCGCCGACCTCGGCTACGACGGGGTCGGTCTCACGCTCGATCACATGCATCTCGACCCGCTCGCCCCCGACCTGGCCACGCGCACCCGGCGGCTCGCGCGACGGCTGGACCGGCTCGGCCTGACCGTCACCGTGGAGACGGGGGCACGCTATGTCCTCGACCCCCGCCGCAAGCACGGCCCGACACTGCTGGACCCGGACCCGGAGGACCGGGCCCGCAGGGTGGACCTGCTGACCCGTGCCGTACGGGTCGCCGCCGACCTCGGCGCCCACGCCGTGCACTGCTTCAGCGGAGTCACCCCGCCCGGCACCGACGAGGACACCGCCTGGAAACGCCTCCCCGACGCGCTCACCCCCGTCCTCGACGCCGCCACCGCCGCCGGTGTCCCCCTCGCGATCGAGCCCGAACCCGGTCACCTCCTCGCCACGCTCGCCGACTTCCACCGTCTCCGCGAGGCCCTCGACAGCCCCTCGGCCCTCGGCCTCACCCTCGATCTCGGCCACTGCCAGTGCCTCGAACCCCTCCCTCCCGCCGACTGCGTCCTCGCCGCCGCGCCCTGGCTCCGGCACGTCCAGATCGAGGACATGCGGCGCGGTGTCCATGAACATCTGCCCCTGGGCGACGGCGAGATCGACTTCCCGCCCGTGCTGGAAGCCCTGTCCGCCGTCGGCTACCGCGCCCTGACCGTCGTCGAACTGCCCCGCCACTCCCACGCCGGCCCCCACTTCGCCGAACGGTCCCTCTCCTTCCTGCACCGAGCCACCGGCCGCACGGCCTCTCCCGGGAGCACCCCGTGATCCACCACCGCACCCCCACCGACCTGCGCGGCCATCTGAACACCCAGCTGGCGGGCGACGCCCGCGCCTGGCTGGGCCGGGCGCTGGACGAGGCCACCGACCGTCCCGGCCCTCATGGACCCGGGCACCTCCCTGCCTGGGAGCTGCGCCTCGCCGAGGCGGGCCGCCGCTGCGGTACCGAGCACGCCGACGCCGTCCGTGTCCTGATCCTGCACGCGGCCCACGCCGACACCGACGCCCTCACCCGGGTCTACCGCCAGGGCACCGCCGACGAACGCCGGGCCGTCCTGCACGCCCTGCCCCACCTGGTGCCCGGCCCCGACGCGCTGCACCTCGTCGAGGACGCCCTGCGCACCAACGACACCCGTCTGGTCGCCGCCGCCCTCGGCCCGTACGCCGCCCGCCATCTGGCCCCGCACCACTGGCGGCACGCCGTGCTCAAGTGCCTGTTCACCGCGGTGCCCGTCGACGAGATCACCGACCTGACCCGCCGCGCCCCCGGCGACGGCGAACTCGCCCGCATGCTCGGCGACTACGCCGAGGAACGCACCGCCGCGGGCCGTCCCGTACCCGAGGACCTGTACCGCGTCCTGGCCCTGACCGCGTCCCCACCGGCCGACGAGATCGGTATCGACGGCAAGGAGTCCAAGGAGTCCTGATGCGCATCTTCGATCCCCACATCCATATGACGTCTCGCACCACCGACGACTACGAGGCGATGCGTGACGCGGGTGTCCGCGCGGTCGTCGAGCCGGCCTTCTGGCTGGGCCAGCCCCGCACCTCGCCCGACTCCTTCATCGACTACTTCGACTCCCTGCTGGGCTGGGAGCCCTTCCGCGCCGCCCAGTACGGCATCGCCCACCACTGCGCCCTCGCCCTCAACCCCAAGGAGGCGAACGACCCGCGCTGCACGCCCGTCCTCGACCGGTTGCCCCACTACCTCCTCAAGGACCGGGTGGTGGCCGTCGGAGAGATCGGCTACGACTCCATGACCCCGGCCGAGGACCACGCCCTCGAACACCAGCTGCAACTGGCCGCCGACCACGGCCTGCCCGCCCTCGTGCACACCCCGCACCGGGACAAGCTCGCCGGTCTGCGCCGCACCCTCGACGCCGTACGGGCCTCCGCCCTGCCCGTCGACCGGGTGCTGCTCGACCACCTCAACGAGACCACCGTCGAGGAGGCCAGGGACAGCGGCGCCTGGCTCGGCTTCTCCGTCTATCCCGACACCAAGATGGACGAGGAGCGGATGGTCGCCGTCCTCAAGGAGTTCGGCCCGGAGAAGGTGCTCGTCAACTCCGCCGCCGACTGGGGCAGAAGCGACCCCCTCAAGACCCGCCGGGTCGCCGACGCCCTCCTCGCCG of Streptomyces phaeolivaceus contains these proteins:
- a CDS encoding sugar phosphate isomerase/epimerase family protein, with protein sequence MSHPTTPLSFGYGTNGLADLRLDDALALLADLGYDGVGLTLDHMHLDPLAPDLATRTRRLARRLDRLGLTVTVETGARYVLDPRRKHGPTLLDPDPEDRARRVDLLTRAVRVAADLGAHAVHCFSGVTPPGTDEDTAWKRLPDALTPVLDAATAAGVPLAIEPEPGHLLATLADFHRLREALDSPSALGLTLDLGHCQCLEPLPPADCVLAAAPWLRHVQIEDMRRGVHEHLPLGDGEIDFPPVLEALSAVGYRALTVVELPRHSHAGPHFAERSLSFLHRATGRTASPGSTP
- a CDS encoding EboA domain-containing protein; amino-acid sequence: MIHHRTPTDLRGHLNTQLAGDARAWLGRALDEATDRPGPHGPGHLPAWELRLAEAGRRCGTEHADAVRVLILHAAHADTDALTRVYRQGTADERRAVLHALPHLVPGPDALHLVEDALRTNDTRLVAAALGPYAARHLAPHHWRHAVLKCLFTAVPVDEITDLTRRAPGDGELARMLGDYAEERTAAGRPVPEDLYRVLALTASPPADEIGIDGKESKES
- a CDS encoding TatD family hydrolase is translated as MRIFDPHIHMTSRTTDDYEAMRDAGVRAVVEPAFWLGQPRTSPDSFIDYFDSLLGWEPFRAAQYGIAHHCALALNPKEANDPRCTPVLDRLPHYLLKDRVVAVGEIGYDSMTPAEDHALEHQLQLAADHGLPALVHTPHRDKLAGLRRTLDAVRASALPVDRVLLDHLNETTVEEARDSGAWLGFSVYPDTKMDEERMVAVLKEFGPEKVLVNSAADWGRSDPLKTRRVADALLAAGFDEDTVDLVLWRNPVAFYGLGGRLVLDAATTGPTHEGNSILRGGE